One Candidatus Gastranaerophilales bacterium DNA segment encodes these proteins:
- a CDS encoding portal protein, with protein sequence MAEFAYNKTYFEKRRAELDEEFNQIKPDLQELSDYLQPRMSRFLVNDVNKPIKKSKKILDSCPLISVKNFAAGMQSGATSAATRWFKSQIKNQDLMQDYEVRLWCNKHEELTRTILQKSNFYQRLLGAYKQLAVFGFSCLSMESDFNTVVNFKLLPIGSYRYSKDFRGEVDTVCRNFKEKAKNIVEKFGKANCSDDVLSAAENSPEKLFELVHFVEPNKERKTDSPFAFHKQFISVTYEVASGKILNKSGFERFPYVVFESETNGEDTYPNSCPGIDALPDVRQLMSMTKEYAKAVKKIVSPAYKGPASMKGTKISDAPGMFIPTDDQGNGISPVYEVNIRILELKEEINELKQTVKEHFYNDLFAVILNTAERGRTATEVNEIKEEKMVLLSPLLDQVHKALRYILEWIFYEEIRVQILKTPPEIIKGEELEMEFVSTLAQAQKTKGLASLERFTTFTVNLAQAIDPTLCYKLNGDKIVDDYAAVANINPEHIVPSDEVNKKRQEIQKQQEEQKQMAALQQGSEMIKNIGGVDSFGGDMLSRMGVG encoded by the coding sequence ATGGCAGAATTTGCTTACAACAAAACATATTTTGAAAAAAGACGTGCAGAACTGGATGAAGAATTCAACCAGATTAAACCAGATTTGCAAGAATTATCTGATTATCTTCAACCCAGAATGAGCAGATTTCTTGTGAATGATGTCAATAAACCTATCAAAAAATCTAAAAAGATACTTGATTCTTGCCCTTTGATTTCAGTAAAGAACTTTGCTGCAGGTATGCAATCAGGTGCAACATCTGCTGCAACAAGATGGTTCAAATCGCAAATCAAAAATCAAGACTTGATGCAAGATTATGAAGTAAGACTTTGGTGCAACAAACATGAAGAATTGACCAGAACAATTTTACAAAAATCAAATTTTTATCAACGGCTTTTAGGTGCGTATAAGCAGTTGGCTGTATTCGGATTCTCTTGCCTATCAATGGAATCCGATTTCAATACAGTTGTTAATTTCAAACTGTTACCAATCGGCTCATATCGTTATTCAAAAGATTTTAGAGGTGAAGTTGATACAGTTTGCAGAAATTTCAAAGAAAAAGCAAAAAATATCGTAGAAAAATTCGGCAAAGCAAATTGTTCAGATGATGTTTTAAGTGCTGCTGAAAACTCGCCAGAAAAGCTATTTGAACTTGTTCACTTTGTTGAACCAAACAAAGAGAGAAAAACAGATTCACCTTTTGCATTCCATAAACAATTTATTTCTGTAACTTATGAAGTTGCAAGTGGGAAAATCCTTAATAAATCTGGATTTGAAAGATTCCCTTATGTAGTGTTTGAATCTGAAACAAACGGAGAAGATACTTATCCAAACTCTTGCCCCGGAATTGATGCACTTCCGGATGTTCGTCAACTTATGTCAATGACTAAAGAATACGCAAAGGCAGTTAAGAAAATTGTATCTCCTGCATACAAAGGTCCTGCAAGTATGAAAGGTACAAAGATTTCTGATGCTCCTGGAATGTTTATTCCAACTGATGACCAAGGTAATGGGATTTCACCAGTATATGAAGTAAACATAAGAATTTTGGAATTAAAAGAGGAAATCAACGAATTAAAACAAACAGTAAAAGAACATTTTTATAATGACCTTTTTGCAGTTATTTTGAACACTGCAGAACGTGGAAGAACTGCAACAGAAGTAAACGAAATAAAAGAAGAAAAAATGGTCTTGTTATCACCACTTCTTGACCAAGTCCATAAAGCATTGAGATACATTCTTGAATGGATTTTCTATGAAGAAATTAGAGTTCAAATATTGAAAACTCCTCCAGAAATTATCAAAGGCGAAGAACTTGAAATGGAATTCGTTTCAACTCTTGCTCAAGCACAAAAGACAAAAGGTCTTGCAAGTCTTGAAAGATTTACAACATTTACAGTCAACCTTGCTCAAGCAATCGACCCTACACTTTGCTACAAACTAAACGGAGATAAGATTGTTGACGATTATGCAGCAGTTGCAAACATAAACCCAGAACACATTGTGCCATCTGATGAAGTTAATAAAAAACGACAAGAAATACAAAAGCAGCAAGAAGAACAAAAACAAATGGCTGCTCTCCAACAAGGTTCAGAAATGATTAAAAACATCGGTGGAGTTGATTCATTCGGTGGGGATATGCTCTCAAGAATGGGAGTTGGCTAA
- a CDS encoding PBSX family phage terminase large subunit has product MTLIVPQMLNLPPKMMPMITEFNNYTYFLGEGGRGSSKTQSVARFLLFLADKIKLKICCGREIQNTINESVKAVFETLIDEFNLNFTIRDKEIVSNSTGTTISFKGFREQGKVNIKGLADIDILWIDEAEAISKPTLDVIVPTIVRKKNAKIFFTMNRFVRNDAVYKFCAGRDDCLHITINYFDNPFLTEQMFKEAEICKHKNLKDYNHIWLGHPLDQANDFLVSASQLDRAKSLVFNQETHITRKVMAVDLSASGGDLCVAKLFTQKSITGWEETETVTWSEPDTDITKGKIIELYSRWEKPDILTIDADGLGYPIWNSVKKSIPHAIGFRGAGSHKNPNAGNARADGYLAIKDFLENGWLKLTCDNAIRQLEYIKKVYKPSGIIFIQDKKDIRKEQSESPDFADTVMMAIYSIVYHSHLFADQQAQPQMKVDTDFDPFAD; this is encoded by the coding sequence ATGACACTGATAGTTCCACAGATGCTTAATCTTCCACCAAAAATGATGCCGATGATAACAGAGTTTAATAACTACACGTATTTTCTTGGTGAGGGTGGTCGTGGAAGTTCCAAAACGCAAAGTGTTGCAAGGTTCTTGTTATTTCTTGCCGATAAAATAAAGCTTAAAATATGTTGTGGTCGTGAAATTCAAAACACCATAAATGAATCAGTAAAAGCAGTTTTTGAAACATTAATAGATGAATTCAATCTGAATTTTACAATCAGAGATAAAGAGATTGTTAGTAATTCAACAGGAACTACCATTTCTTTTAAAGGCTTTAGAGAGCAGGGGAAAGTAAATATCAAAGGTCTTGCAGATATTGATATTCTTTGGATTGATGAGGCAGAGGCTATATCAAAACCAACTCTCGATGTAATTGTGCCGACTATCGTGCGTAAGAAAAATGCAAAAATATTTTTTACGATGAATAGATTTGTAAGAAACGATGCAGTTTATAAATTTTGTGCAGGTCGTGATGATTGTTTGCACATAACCATTAACTATTTTGATAATCCGTTTCTAACAGAGCAAATGTTCAAAGAGGCTGAAATCTGTAAGCATAAGAATTTAAAAGATTACAATCACATCTGGTTAGGTCATCCACTCGATCAAGCTAATGATTTTCTTGTCAGTGCATCACAACTCGATAGAGCAAAATCCCTCGTATTCAATCAAGAAACACATATCACAAGAAAAGTTATGGCAGTGGATTTATCTGCATCTGGTGGAGATTTATGTGTAGCAAAATTGTTTACTCAAAAATCCATAACAGGATGGGAAGAAACAGAAACAGTAACTTGGTCAGAACCAGATACTGACATTACTAAAGGTAAAATTATTGAACTTTATTCAAGATGGGAAAAACCCGACATATTGACAATAGATGCTGATGGACTTGGTTATCCTATATGGAATTCAGTCAAAAAATCAATACCTCATGCAATAGGGTTTAGGGGTGCAGGTTCGCACAAAAATCCAAATGCAGGAAACGCAAGAGCAGATGGTTATCTAGCAATAAAAGATTTTCTTGAAAATGGTTGGTTAAAACTAACTTGTGATAATGCTATTCGCCAACTTGAATATATCAAAAAGGTTTATAAACCAAGTGGAATCATATTTATACAGGATAAGAAAGATATTCGTAAAGAACAATCGGAAAGTCCTGACTTTGCAGATACGGTGATGATGGCAATCTATTCAATAGTTTACCACTCTCACCTATTTGCAGACCAACAAGCACAACCACAAATGAAAGTAGATACAGACTTTGACCCATTCGCTGATTAA
- a CDS encoding terminase small subunit, producing the protein MEENLPELTEKQDKFLKYYFQNGRNASKAYRYAYDSKASERTVWVESSRLLKNPKVTPWIEYYKTKTEEFAQKEMEYTVQDCANDLDSALLTALESLDKQGNPNLSAILKAIELKGKLHGKFKDQVELHGGAVVQMSEIKVDDKNLTFNIGSESSENSEVKDDTDSSTDA; encoded by the coding sequence ATGGAAGAAAACTTACCAGAATTAACTGAAAAACAGGATAAATTTTTAAAATATTACTTCCAGAATGGAAGAAATGCATCAAAAGCGTACAGATATGCGTATGATTCAAAAGCAAGTGAGAGAACAGTTTGGGTTGAATCTTCAAGATTATTGAAAAACCCCAAGGTTACCCCATGGATTGAATATTACAAAACAAAAACAGAAGAATTTGCACAAAAAGAAATGGAATATACGGTACAAGATTGTGCGAACGATTTGGATTCAGCTCTCTTGACTGCTCTTGAAAGCCTTGACAAACAAGGAAATCCGAATTTATCTGCAATTTTAAAAGCTATTGAACTCAAGGGAAAATTACATGGAAAGTTTAAAGACCAAGTAGAGCTACATGGTGGGGCAGTTGTTCAGATGTCTGAAATAAAAGTTGATGATAAAAACCTAACTTTCAATATTGGTTCTGAATCGTCAGAAAACAGCGAGGTGAAAGATGACACTGATAGTTCCACAGATGCTTAA
- a CDS encoding helix-turn-helix transcriptional regulator, translated as MSEINERLKSIRNQKNLTQADFGKNIGVSKQAVSNVENNLSNPSIELLSKLMMYYDVNLNWLICGKGNMFNTTQFEQVQDEFAQKVKEILKDEGLIK; from the coding sequence ATGTCTGAAATTAATGAAAGATTAAAATCCATTAGAAACCAGAAGAACTTAACACAAGCAGACTTCGGGAAAAATATTGGTGTGTCAAAACAAGCTGTTTCAAATGTAGAAAACAATTTATCAAACCCATCAATAGAATTGTTGAGTAAACTAATGATGTACTATGACGTGAATCTAAATTGGCTTATTTGTGGCAAAGGAAATATGTTTAACACAACACAATTTGAGCAAGTTCAAGATGAATTTGCCCAAAAAGTGAAAGAAATCTTAAAAGATGAGGGGCTTATAAAGTAA
- a CDS encoding HAD family acid phosphatase, which yields MKKDLIICDIDGVIVDISWIFQDEQFNAPDKTPEEKWDFFNRNANNMDNKINYDVVEIINRLKFFGGYKIAFVTSRSDIIYKSTLNMLHRIFVFDDILLLMRKEGDLSPSSLVKDRILADLNKKYKIICAIDDDPTNCAMFRGNGITTMQVV from the coding sequence ATGAAAAAAGATTTAATTATCTGCGATATTGACGGAGTTATTGTTGACATTTCATGGATTTTTCAAGATGAACAATTCAATGCTCCAGATAAAACACCAGAAGAAAAATGGGATTTTTTCAATAGAAATGCAAACAACATGGATAACAAAATAAATTATGATGTTGTTGAAATAATAAACCGATTAAAATTCTTTGGTGGATACAAGATTGCTTTTGTAACAAGCCGTAGCGACATCATATATAAAAGCACTTTGAATATGTTGCATAGGATTTTTGTGTTTGATGACATTCTTTTATTGATGAGGAAAGAGGGAGATTTATCACCTAGTTCATTGGTAAAAGATAGAATTCTTGCAGACTTGAATAAAAAATACAAAATCATTTGTGCCATTGATGATGACCCGACAAATTGTGCAATGTTTAGAGGTAATGGAATAACAACAATGCAGGTAGTTTGA
- a CDS encoding DNA cytosine methyltransferase, whose protein sequence is MKILNLYAGLGGNRKLWGDKYDITSVEINQQIADIYKDLYPEDTIIVGDAHEYLLRHFREFDFIWASPPCQTHSRATLGNINKECFDYPDMKLYQEIILLKTLFKGDWVIENVRPYYKPLIAPSFKINRHLFWSNRFLMTPGFEVQLTEIWESVKKMENYYGFNLESYKLETKFRRKILRNCVTPEIGKYIFEQIVGGISEH, encoded by the coding sequence ATGAAAATTCTTAATCTGTATGCAGGTCTTGGAGGCAATAGAAAATTATGGGGTGATAAATACGATATAACTTCTGTAGAAATTAATCAGCAGATTGCAGATATTTATAAAGATTTATACCCAGAAGATACGATAATTGTTGGCGATGCTCACGAATATCTGTTAAGACATTTCAGAGAGTTTGATTTTATATGGGCAAGTCCACCATGTCAAACTCATTCAAGAGCAACTTTGGGTAATATCAACAAGGAGTGTTTTGATTATCCAGATATGAAATTATACCAAGAAATAATTTTGCTAAAAACTTTGTTTAAAGGTGATTGGGTAATCGAGAATGTAAGACCTTATTACAAACCTTTAATAGCACCATCATTCAAAATAAACAGACATCTTTTCTGGAGTAATAGATTTTTAATGACACCGGGTTTCGAGGTGCAATTAACTGAAATCTGGGAGAGTGTAAAGAAAATGGAAAATTATTACGGTTTTAATCTGGAATCATACAAACTTGAAACGAAATTCAGAAGAAAAATTTTGAGAAATTGTGTAACTCCAGAAATAGGAAAGTACATATTTGAACAAATAGTAGGAGGCATAAGTGAGCATTAA
- a CDS encoding DUF1660 family phage protein, whose product MSIKKLLNKLLCKIVGHKMDEHTYRQGGSMCARCGFFMEHPSWKVERENLKIKEEQENSLLNCELRKKEIFENKNSQNKGIELNTMVAQLQRKEEEIKKNSLKIIELTALNKTLTDECLNCNRNNQNKKLKAILIIIQGLLIGGRPLSAQEEVTKILKELEVENG is encoded by the coding sequence GTGAGCATTAAAAAGTTACTAAACAAGCTATTGTGTAAAATAGTAGGTCATAAAATGGATGAACATACATACAGGCAAGGTGGCAGTATGTGTGCCAGATGTGGTTTTTTCATGGAACATCCATCTTGGAAAGTAGAACGTGAAAATCTAAAAATCAAAGAAGAACAAGAAAACTCTTTGCTGAATTGCGAGTTGCGCAAAAAGGAAATTTTTGAAAATAAAAACTCTCAAAATAAAGGTATAGAGCTTAATACAATGGTTGCGCAACTCCAACGCAAAGAGGAAGAAATTAAAAAAAATAGTTTAAAAATCATAGAATTAACAGCATTAAACAAAACATTAACAGATGAGTGTCTAAATTGCAACAGGAATAATCAAAACAAAAAGCTGAAAGCGATATTAATAATAATTCAAGGTTTGTTGATAGGTGGACGACCTCTTTCTGCTCAAGAAGAAGTAACTAAAATATTAAAAGAATTGGAGGTTGAAAATGGGTAA
- a CDS encoding ASCH domain-containing protein, translating to MLIFNLKKEWFDKIKRGEKTHEYRDFKRYFEVRLNNLMPNEVVLFRNGYVPNPDKELLTKIKHISVIQDGMQTDLKHNNPVYDIEFELIDPLTDLLDAYKELKGIINE from the coding sequence ATGCTGATATTTAATCTTAAAAAAGAATGGTTTGACAAAATAAAACGTGGCGAAAAAACTCACGAATATAGAGATTTCAAAAGGTATTTTGAAGTGAGGTTAAACAATCTTATGCCTAATGAAGTAGTTTTATTTCGCAACGGATATGTGCCTAATCCAGATAAAGAATTGCTTACCAAAATAAAACATATATCAGTGATTCAAGATGGAATGCAAACAGATTTAAAGCATAATAATCCTGTCTATGATATTGAATTTGAATTGATAGACCCATTGACTGATTTATTAGATGCTTACAAGGAATTGAAAGGAATAATTAATGAGTAA
- a CDS encoding YopX family protein: MKDRFKFRAHFPNKEGIMQSKPIHYLKRLGEINSELVCFETIDGIRTCCKNNEIVLMQCTGLKDKNGKLIYEGDIIKDCNEDNYGELYEVCWLDECCGYFLKSGEDEYYDINDYSILKVVGSIYENPELLKDGK; this comes from the coding sequence ATGAAAGATAGATTTAAGTTCAGGGCTCATTTCCCTAACAAAGAAGGGATTATGCAGAGTAAACCAATACATTATTTAAAAAGATTGGGTGAAATTAATAGCGAGTTAGTTTGTTTTGAAACCATAGACGGCATTAGAACCTGTTGCAAAAACAACGAAATAGTTTTAATGCAATGCACAGGCTTAAAAGATAAGAACGGCAAGCTAATTTACGAGGGCGATATTATAAAAGACTGCAATGAAGATAATTATGGAGAACTCTATGAAGTTTGTTGGCTAGATGAATGTTGTGGATATTTTCTAAAATCAGGGGAAGATGAATACTATGACATCAATGATTATAGCATTCTAAAGGTTGTTGGTAGCATCTATGAAAACCCTGAACTATTAAAGGATGGTAAATAA